The Leptospira kirschneri serovar Cynopteri str. 3522 CT genome includes a region encoding these proteins:
- a CDS encoding proton-conducting transporter membrane subunit — protein sequence GYVVAGISAGIKEEVIFYLIVYSFMSLGAFAILAYLEEGTRQVTFFSVQSLSGVKPLTAIAINIFFMSLAGVPPFGGFWAKLFLFQKLAESETLMNRILLIGGVTNSALALYYYLRIGIATFMSSDEGEISRNHAAPYSIGVTSVVVLCLLMISVGWFLLVPGNLLVLGDFKLSSSVFH from the coding sequence CTGGTTATGTAGTAGCCGGAATTTCAGCAGGGATCAAAGAAGAAGTAATATTCTATTTGATCGTATATTCATTTATGAGCTTAGGAGCGTTTGCAATCCTCGCCTATTTGGAGGAAGGAACCAGACAAGTGACCTTCTTTTCCGTTCAATCCTTATCCGGAGTAAAACCTTTAACTGCAATAGCGATTAACATTTTCTTCATGTCTTTAGCGGGAGTTCCACCCTTTGGAGGATTTTGGGCAAAGTTATTCTTATTTCAAAAACTCGCAGAATCGGAAACACTCATGAATCGGATATTACTCATAGGTGGGGTAACCAATTCAGCATTAGCACTTTATTATTATCTAAGAATCGGGATCGCAACCTTTATGAGTAGTGACGAAGGGGAAATATCTCGAAATCACGCAGCTCCTTATAGCATAGGAGTAACTTCGGTCGTAGTCTTGTGCCTTTTAATGATTTCGGTAGGATGGTTTTTGCTAGTTCCAGGCAACTTACTAGTGTTAGGCGATTTTAAATTATCGAGTTCCGTTTTTCATTGA